In one Umezawaea sp. Da 62-37 genomic region, the following are encoded:
- a CDS encoding DUF4442 domain-containing protein: protein MSQDYSYVADAMKQGVPWAATTGIEFIEVGGDRVVVELPDRAEFRNHVGGPHAAMTFGLGETASGAVVLAAFSQHMAKATPLVARAEITYKKVAAGVLRAEAVLGRPAAEVIAELDSGTRPEFPVNVALTDAEGVTTAEMVVTWTLRINR from the coding sequence ATGAGCCAGGACTACTCGTACGTCGCCGACGCGATGAAGCAGGGCGTGCCGTGGGCGGCGACCACGGGCATCGAGTTCATCGAGGTCGGCGGCGACCGGGTCGTCGTCGAACTGCCCGACCGCGCGGAGTTCCGCAACCACGTCGGCGGGCCGCACGCGGCGATGACGTTCGGCCTCGGCGAGACCGCGTCCGGGGCCGTCGTGCTCGCGGCGTTCTCCCAGCACATGGCCAAGGCGACGCCGCTGGTCGCGCGCGCCGAGATCACCTACAAGAAGGTGGCCGCGGGCGTGCTGCGCGCGGAGGCCGTGCTCGGCAGGCCCGCCGCCGAGGTGATCGCCGAACTGGACTCCGGCACCCGTCCCGAGTTCCCGGTGAACGTCGCGCTCACCGACGCCGAAGGCGTGACGACGGCCGAGATGGTCGTCACCTGGACGCTGCGCATCAACCGCTGA